A single genomic interval of Malania oleifera isolate guangnan ecotype guangnan chromosome 13, ASM2987363v1, whole genome shotgun sequence harbors:
- the LOC131146361 gene encoding WD repeat-containing protein RUP2 has protein sequence MGALHWSIIAKRTSKRSPVLRRRRASTSTPISYDEWEMTNFPSNFQTQPREEDQNPEWKGENQNKRDGKEGRAKYEWDFTLSAVVSPTAAAGAAVPDSLSAVEFDPSDTLLATGGISRKIRLYSVKRLLVHEEEGKDNLGEQDSKNIPTLDNTRACEYYICTPAKLSSLRWRPNSGGQFLGSGDYDGVVMEYDLERRMAVFERDEHGGRRVWSVDYSHWDPVTGASGSDDGTMQLWDPRCDGGGSVAAVQPGGSRSPVCSVEFNPFGGALVVAGSADRKAYGYDIRKMVDPVFVLDGHCKPVTYARFLGASTMVSSGTDGCLKLWNVDDLRMIRTFRGHVNTRNFVGLSAWRNGGLIGCGSETNQVYVYDRRWGEPVWVHGFGVSGESRSGRGFVSSVGWRQVGEEECTLVAGGSDGVLRVFVGKKRPSSATG, from the coding sequence ATGGGCGCCTTGCATTGGTCCATAATCGCCAAAAGAACCTCCAAGAGATCTCCCGTCCTCCGTCGCCGCCGAGCCTCCACCAGTACTCCCATTTCTTATGACGAATGGGAAATGACAAACTTTCCATCAAACTTTCAAACACAACCCCGAGAAGAGGACCAAAACCCAGAATGGAAAGGAGAAAATCAAAACAAGAGAGATGGTAAAGAAGGTAGGGCCAAGTATGAATGGGATTTCACTCTCTCCGCCGTTGTTTCTCCAACCGCCGCCGCCGGAGCCGCCGTCCCCGACTCCCTCAGCGCCGTTGAGTTTGACCCCTCCGACACCCTCCTGGCCACCGGCGGAATCTCCAGAAAGATCCGACTTTACAGCGTAAAACGTTTGCTGGTGcatgaagaagaaggaaaagataaCCTAGGCGAGCAGGATTCGAAAAATATTCCTACGTTGGATAATACACGTGCATGCGAGTACTATATTTGCACCCCAGCCAAACTCAGCAGCTTACGGTGGCGGCCCAATTCCGGCGGCCAGTTTTTGGGCTCCGGCGACTACGACGGTGTGGTAATGGAGTACGATCTGGAGCGGAGAATGGCCGTTTTCGAGCGCGACGAGCACGGAGGGCGCCGGGTCTGGAGCGTGGACTACTCGCACTGGGACCCGGTTACCGGGGCATCCGGGTCGGACGACGGAACCATGCAACTGTGGGACCCGCGCTGCGACGGAGGCGGGAGCGTGGCGGCGGTGCAACCCGGCGGGTCCCGGAGCCCCGTTTGTAGTGTCGAGTTCAACCCGTTTGGTGGGGCGTTGGTGGTCGCCGGGTCGGCGGACCGGAAGGCATACGGGTACGATATCCGGAAGATGGTGGATCCGGTTTTCGTGCTCGACGGGCATTGCAAGCCCGTAACTTACGCTCGATTTCTGGGTGCCAGCACGATGGTGAGTTCGGGAACGGACGGGTGCTTGAAGCTGTGGAATGTGGACGATTTGAGGATGATTCGGACCTTCAGAGGGCACGTGAACACCCGGAATTTTGTCGGGTTATCGGCTTGGAGGAATGGAGGACTAATCGGGTGCGGGTCCGAAACCAACCAGGTGTATGTGTACGACAGGAGGTGGGGGGAGCCGGTATGGGTGCACGGGTTCGGAGTTTCGGGTGAATCCAGGTCGGGGCGCGGGTTTGTGAGCAGCGTGGGGTGGAGGCAAGTGGGCGAGGAAGAGTGCACGCTTGTGGCCGGAGGATCCGACGGCGTTTTGCGAGTTTTTGTAGGCAAAAAAAGGCCAAGCTCTGCCACAGGGTGA